From Vibrio splendidus, a single genomic window includes:
- a CDS encoding chorismate lyase, with protein sequence MNQPISLYLNSLMNVDWQSTETFDFPNKITREWLLEQGSLSRKLGKSCQHLSVELLHNQVVERSMLQQDEELLLSSFDCLLRKVILKGDDEPWVLGRTLIPRVTLEDHQHSDLSQQGNVPLGLTVFSAENVERDALQVGWVIAGDERLLARRSRLWMNHKPMLVAELFLPTSPIYSKESV encoded by the coding sequence ATGAATCAGCCAATATCGCTGTATCTTAATTCGTTAATGAATGTAGATTGGCAAAGTACAGAAACATTTGATTTTCCTAATAAAATCACCAGAGAGTGGCTTTTGGAGCAAGGTTCTCTTTCCCGCAAGTTGGGCAAGAGCTGTCAGCACCTGTCTGTTGAGTTGCTTCATAATCAAGTTGTAGAACGCTCAATGCTACAACAGGACGAGGAACTTCTTTTATCATCGTTTGATTGCTTACTGCGTAAAGTAATTTTGAAGGGTGATGATGAGCCGTGGGTGTTAGGGCGAACCTTGATTCCTCGAGTCACATTAGAAGATCATCAGCACTCTGACCTTTCTCAACAAGGTAATGTCCCACTTGGTTTAACCGTGTTCAGCGCTGAGAACGTGGAGCGAGATGCGCTGCAAGTCGGTTGGGTTATCGCAGGCGATGAGCGACTGCTCGCGCGTCGTTCTCGATTATGGATGAACCATAAACCGATGCTTGTGGCAGAACTGTTTTTGCCAACATCACCCATTTACTCTAAGGAGAGTGTGTAA
- a CDS encoding flagellar basal body-associated protein FliL, with the protein MHKRYVAQIFLAITLLFSASSFAEEESAPKLAYFTLEPDLTTNFYTKGKKLGYIQVRLDIMVANSNDLAAIEHHQPLIRDAVIELLGKQNEETIKSLSGREDLRKTLVEHLNKVLLPETGKTLIADLLFTKYLYQ; encoded by the coding sequence ATGCACAAACGTTATGTAGCCCAAATATTTCTTGCGATTACCCTACTCTTTTCAGCATCAAGTTTCGCTGAAGAGGAATCGGCACCCAAACTAGCCTACTTCACGCTAGAGCCTGACCTGACCACCAATTTTTACACTAAAGGTAAAAAACTGGGCTACATTCAGGTTCGCCTCGATATTATGGTTGCGAATAGTAACGACTTGGCAGCCATTGAGCACCACCAACCACTGATTCGTGATGCTGTGATTGAATTGCTCGGTAAACAAAACGAAGAAACCATTAAGTCTCTATCTGGTCGTGAAGATTTAAGAAAAACCTTAGTTGAACATCTCAACAAGGTATTGCTTCCTGAAACAGGCAAAACCCTCATTGCTGACCTACTGTTTACCAAATACCTTTATCAGTAA
- the glpG gene encoding rhomboid family intramembrane serine protease GlpG, with protein sequence MIRLMVLDNPRLAQAFIDYMASRQIPIQMSPEGEGRFALWLLDGQYQVETEAELNRFLSEPNHKRYQAASWDMAETRKSNFHYHTPSFMSMIKAKAGPVTLSLMLVCVVIFALQQVGFGQAIFNALHFPAVDGQQWQLWRWLSHAVLHFSVMHIAFNILWWWQLGGDIEKKLGSLKLLQIFAVSSALSGAGQYWVEGANFGGLSGVVYALVGYLWVVGAKAPQLGLGIPRQIVGFMLVWLVLGYMQPFMAIANTAHLAGLAAGVIIGWIDAMKAPSSARSE encoded by the coding sequence ATGATTAGATTGATGGTGTTAGACAATCCACGTCTTGCTCAAGCGTTTATTGATTATATGGCCTCTCGTCAGATCCCTATTCAGATGTCACCTGAGGGAGAAGGGCGTTTTGCTCTTTGGCTTCTTGATGGTCAATATCAGGTTGAAACCGAGGCTGAGCTCAATCGTTTCCTATCGGAACCCAATCATAAACGCTATCAAGCAGCGTCTTGGGACATGGCAGAGACCAGAAAGAGCAACTTTCATTATCACACGCCAAGTTTTATGAGCATGATAAAAGCCAAAGCGGGCCCAGTTACACTCAGCCTGATGTTGGTGTGTGTGGTGATTTTTGCACTGCAGCAAGTCGGTTTTGGTCAAGCTATTTTCAACGCCCTACATTTCCCTGCGGTTGACGGACAACAATGGCAGTTGTGGCGTTGGTTAAGCCATGCTGTTCTGCACTTCTCTGTTATGCATATCGCATTTAATATTTTGTGGTGGTGGCAGTTAGGTGGAGACATTGAAAAAAAACTAGGCAGCCTCAAGCTACTTCAGATCTTTGCTGTCTCTTCTGCGCTTTCAGGTGCTGGGCAGTACTGGGTTGAAGGGGCGAATTTCGGTGGTTTGTCTGGTGTTGTGTATGCCTTGGTTGGCTATTTATGGGTGGTGGGTGCAAAAGCCCCTCAGCTTGGTTTAGGCATTCCAAGACAGATCGTCGGCTTTATGTTGGTGTGGCTAGTGCTTGGGTACATGCAACCGTTCATGGCCATTGCAAACACCGCTCATTTGGCTGGCCTAGCCGCTGGTGTCATTATTGGTTGGATTGATGCTATGAAAGCACCGAGTTCAGCACGAAGCGAGTAG
- the glpE gene encoding thiosulfate sulfurtransferase GlpE has translation MDQFKHIDVKGAQALIEQGEARLVDIRDPQSFAVAHSKTAYHLTNDTMVSFMDEVEFEQPILVMCYHGISSQGAAQYLVNQGFEEVYSVDGGFEAWHRAELPVIAG, from the coding sequence ATGGACCAGTTTAAACATATTGATGTTAAAGGTGCTCAAGCCCTTATTGAACAAGGCGAAGCTCGACTTGTCGATATACGTGACCCGCAGTCTTTTGCGGTAGCTCACTCAAAAACCGCTTACCATCTTACTAACGATACCATGGTGTCGTTCATGGATGAGGTTGAGTTCGAACAGCCAATCTTAGTGATGTGTTATCACGGTATTAGTAGCCAAGGTGCGGCACAATATTTAGTGAACCAAGGCTTTGAAGAGGTATATAGTGTTGATGGTGGATTTGAAGCTTGGCATCGTGCTGAACTTCCAGTGATCGCGGGTTAA
- the rpoH gene encoding RNA polymerase sigma factor RpoH, with product MANQAYQMALVTQDSLDSYIRSANSYPMLTPEEERGLAERLHYKGEIDAAKGLILSHLRFVVHVARGYSGYGLPMADLVQEGNIGLMKAVKRFNPEVGVRLVSFAVHWIKAEIHEYVLRNWRIVKIATTKAQRKLFFNLRKSKKRLGWFNNGEVETVARELGVEPSEVREMESRLAAQDATFEAPMDDDDGGSAYTAPVYYLEDKASDVAETVEAANWESHTNNRLGLALKSLDERSQHIVRSRWLDDNKSTLQDLADTYSISAERVRQLEKNAMKKLKQAVGDF from the coding sequence ATGGCAAACCAAGCGTATCAAATGGCTTTAGTCACACAAGATAGTTTAGATAGCTATATCCGCTCAGCGAACAGCTACCCTATGCTGACTCCTGAAGAGGAACGTGGACTTGCAGAGCGATTACATTACAAAGGTGAGATCGACGCTGCGAAAGGCTTGATCCTTTCCCACCTAAGATTCGTGGTGCACGTTGCAAGAGGCTACTCTGGCTACGGGCTACCAATGGCTGATCTCGTCCAAGAAGGTAACATCGGCTTGATGAAGGCTGTTAAGCGCTTCAATCCAGAAGTTGGTGTTCGTCTAGTCTCTTTTGCTGTTCACTGGATCAAAGCTGAGATTCATGAGTACGTTTTGCGTAACTGGCGTATCGTTAAGATCGCAACAACGAAAGCACAACGTAAATTGTTCTTTAACCTTCGTAAGTCTAAAAAGCGTTTAGGTTGGTTCAATAACGGCGAAGTTGAGACGGTTGCACGTGAGTTGGGTGTTGAGCCTTCAGAAGTTCGTGAGATGGAATCACGTTTAGCGGCACAAGATGCTACGTTTGAAGCTCCGATGGATGACGATGACGGTGGTTCTGCTTACACGGCTCCAGTTTACTACCTAGAAGACAAAGCGTCAGACGTTGCAGAAACGGTTGAAGCGGCTAACTGGGAATCTCATACCAACAATCGCCTAGGACTCGCATTGAAGAGCTTAGACGAACGCAGCCAGCACATTGTGCGCTCACGTTGGTTAGATGATAATAAGTCGACACTACAAGACTTAGCGGATACCTACAGCATTTCTGCAGAGCGTGTTCGCCAGTTAGAAAAGAATGCGATGAAGAAATTGAAACAAGCCGTTGGCGATTTCTAA
- the ftsX gene encoding permease-like cell division protein FtsX, translating into MAANKRIKKPQSNRAANRASSDGFFVVHWKQAKSSFSQMWQRPLGNLLTLAVISMALAMPACLYLLGKNVGEVAQDVTSPSQISAYVEDGIPEPRVMVLKDEIESWEQVELVEYISPQQGLADLSQYSGFEDALTSLDDYSLPGVLVITPSVHSDVLIKELASNVKKQDLVTDVRLDEDWLARLDAIKALAAVIVITLTVLMLGAVFLIIGNTLRFNVLAHKDEIQTMKLIGATDSYILRPYLYAGMWFGVLGSISAWVMTALITVLLNSAVDDLAQLYDSHFRLIGLSWDESLLLLIVGTLLGSVAAKLSAQRHLKEIEPV; encoded by the coding sequence ATGGCCGCGAATAAGCGCATCAAGAAACCTCAATCCAATCGAGCAGCAAACCGGGCTTCAAGCGACGGTTTCTTTGTTGTTCATTGGAAACAAGCTAAGTCATCGTTCTCGCAAATGTGGCAACGTCCGTTGGGCAACTTGTTGACCCTTGCGGTGATCTCAATGGCTTTGGCGATGCCAGCTTGTTTGTACCTACTGGGCAAGAACGTTGGTGAAGTGGCTCAAGATGTCACCAGCCCGTCACAAATAAGTGCTTATGTAGAGGATGGTATTCCTGAGCCGAGAGTAATGGTGCTTAAGGATGAAATTGAAAGTTGGGAGCAAGTCGAGCTGGTGGAATACATTTCACCGCAACAAGGGCTTGCGGATCTAAGCCAATATTCTGGTTTTGAAGATGCCCTGACTAGCCTAGATGACTATTCATTGCCTGGTGTGTTGGTGATTACGCCAAGCGTACACAGTGATGTCTTAATCAAAGAATTAGCAAGCAACGTTAAAAAGCAAGATCTAGTGACCGATGTTCGTTTAGACGAAGATTGGTTAGCTCGATTAGATGCGATCAAAGCATTAGCTGCGGTAATCGTGATTACTCTAACGGTATTGATGTTGGGCGCGGTATTTTTGATTATTGGCAATACATTACGCTTTAATGTGTTGGCGCATAAAGACGAGATTCAAACCATGAAGCTGATTGGTGCTACTGACAGCTACATTCTTCGACCATACCTTTATGCTGGGATGTGGTTTGGTGTTTTAGGTTCGATTAGTGCTTGGGTAATGACGGCATTGATTACCGTATTGCTCAACAGTGCAGTGGATGATTTGGCTCAGCTTTATGATAGCCATTTCCGCTTAATTGGCCTGAGTTGGGATGAATCTTTATTACTTTTGATCGTCGGAACCCTGCTTGGTAGTGTGGCTGCGAAGCTTTCTGCACAGCGTCACCTAAAAGAAATTGAACCAGTTTAG
- the ftsE gene encoding cell division ATP-binding protein FtsE: protein MIKFQQVSKAYRGGRQALQKVDFHLKRGEMAFLGGHSGAGKSTLLKLICAIERPTDGRVWFNDHDITRIPAKDIPFLRRNIGIVFQDHRLLMDRSIFDNVALPMRIESISENEIKRRVSAALDKTGLLDKARCLPSQLSGGEQQRVGIARAVVNRPTLLLADEPTGNLDPELSNRVLRLFEEFNRAGVTIILATHDIGLVNTRPQYRHLELNQGFLSEVEDYGRE from the coding sequence GTGATCAAATTTCAGCAAGTGAGTAAAGCCTACCGAGGTGGGCGACAAGCGCTCCAAAAAGTAGATTTTCATCTTAAACGTGGAGAGATGGCTTTTTTGGGTGGTCACTCTGGCGCTGGTAAAAGTACCTTGCTGAAGTTGATCTGCGCCATCGAGCGTCCAACTGACGGACGTGTTTGGTTTAACGATCACGATATCACTCGTATCCCAGCTAAAGACATTCCCTTCTTACGTCGTAACATCGGGATTGTCTTTCAAGACCATCGCCTACTGATGGATCGCTCGATTTTTGATAACGTTGCTCTGCCTATGCGCATTGAATCTATTTCTGAAAACGAAATAAAACGCCGAGTCAGTGCTGCGTTGGATAAAACCGGCTTACTAGACAAAGCCCGTTGTTTGCCAAGCCAGCTTTCTGGTGGTGAGCAGCAACGCGTGGGTATCGCTCGCGCTGTGGTTAACCGTCCAACTCTGCTTTTAGCGGATGAGCCGACCGGTAACCTCGATCCTGAATTATCTAACCGTGTATTACGTTTGTTTGAAGAATTCAACCGCGCAGGTGTCACGATCATCCTAGCGACTCACGATATCGGGTTAGTGAACACTCGCCCTCAGTACCGTCATCTTGAGTTAAACCAAGGCTTTTTGAGTGAGGTTGAAGATTATGGCCGCGAATAA
- the ftsY gene encoding signal recognition particle-docking protein FtsY, whose protein sequence is MTEKKKRGLLSWLGFGDEEQSPKTQNEANVENVEDQTEVESQVEVEQAESELEVTTPVESKPVDSEQALEEIQQEQQPVVAEAEAEAEAEAEQEDVAVPQAQVEEVQDKPTESFFARLKRSLSRTKANIGAGFFGLFKGKQIDEDLFEELEEQLLIADVGMNTTVKIIENLTEKASRNDLKDGEALYGLLKEEMADILSQVEQPLVVDTTKTPYVILMVGVNGVGKTTTIGKLAKQFQSEGKKVMLAAGDTFRAAAVEQLQVWGQRNNVPVIAQHTGADSASVIYDAIEAAKARGVDVVIADTAGRLQNKSNLMEELRKIVRVMKKIDDSAPHEIMLTLDAGTGQNAISQAKLFSDVAPVTGITLTKLDGTAKGGVIFSIADQFQIPIRYIGVGEGIDDLRPFESKDFIEALFSREE, encoded by the coding sequence ATGACGGAAAAAAAGAAGCGCGGATTATTATCGTGGCTTGGTTTTGGTGACGAAGAACAAAGCCCAAAAACTCAGAATGAAGCGAACGTAGAAAACGTTGAAGATCAAACTGAAGTTGAATCACAAGTCGAGGTTGAACAAGCCGAGTCTGAACTAGAGGTAACTACGCCAGTTGAATCTAAGCCAGTTGATTCAGAGCAAGCGCTTGAAGAGATTCAGCAAGAGCAGCAGCCTGTCGTAGCAGAAGCAGAAGCAGAAGCAGAAGCAGAAGCAGAACAGGAAGATGTTGCTGTTCCTCAAGCTCAGGTTGAAGAAGTTCAAGATAAGCCGACAGAAAGTTTCTTTGCGCGCCTTAAGCGTAGTCTTAGCCGCACTAAAGCAAACATCGGTGCTGGCTTCTTTGGCTTGTTCAAGGGTAAACAAATCGATGAAGATCTGTTTGAAGAACTAGAAGAGCAACTTCTGATTGCAGACGTGGGTATGAATACCACGGTTAAGATCATTGAAAATCTGACAGAAAAAGCATCTCGTAATGACCTAAAAGACGGTGAAGCTCTATATGGTCTGCTCAAAGAAGAGATGGCGGATATCTTAAGCCAAGTGGAACAGCCATTGGTTGTTGATACGACTAAAACACCTTACGTTATTTTAATGGTTGGTGTGAACGGTGTCGGTAAGACAACCACCATCGGTAAGCTGGCTAAACAATTCCAAAGTGAAGGCAAGAAAGTGATGTTGGCGGCGGGTGATACCTTCCGTGCGGCAGCGGTTGAACAACTTCAGGTTTGGGGCCAACGTAATAATGTTCCTGTGATCGCTCAGCACACAGGTGCCGATAGCGCGTCTGTTATCTACGATGCCATTGAAGCGGCGAAAGCGCGTGGTGTTGATGTTGTGATTGCCGATACTGCAGGTCGTTTGCAGAACAAGAGTAACTTGATGGAAGAGCTGCGTAAGATTGTTCGTGTAATGAAGAAGATTGATGACTCTGCACCGCACGAAATCATGTTAACGCTCGATGCAGGTACCGGTCAGAATGCTATCAGCCAAGCGAAGCTGTTCAGTGACGTGGCACCAGTAACGGGTATTACGCTCACTAAGCTAGATGGTACGGCGAAAGGCGGCGTGATTTTCTCAATTGCTGACCAGTTCCAGATTCCAATCCGCTACATTGGTGTGGGTGAAGGCATTGATGACCTGCGTCCATTTGAGTCTAAAGACTTTATTGAAGCACTATTTAGCCGCGAAGAGTAA
- the rsmD gene encoding 16S rRNA (guanine(966)-N(2))-methyltransferase RsmD — MVRRRQQNTSQKKPSGGFVRIISGSWRGRKLPVHDLEGLRPTIDRVKETLFNWVAQDIPHSTCLDVFAGSGGLGFEAASRQAKMVTLLEMNQKAAKQLSDNAKELKADNISVVNTDAISFLKKPGTPYDMVFLDPPFRKGLLAETVQLLESNGWLADNAIIYVETEKELQLEAMPENWELHRDKTTGQSSYRLFNRTTEE, encoded by the coding sequence ATGGTAAGACGTCGCCAGCAAAACACATCACAAAAAAAGCCATCCGGAGGCTTTGTTCGAATTATTAGTGGCTCATGGAGAGGTAGAAAGCTGCCTGTTCATGATTTAGAAGGATTACGCCCAACCATTGACCGAGTAAAAGAGACACTCTTTAACTGGGTGGCTCAAGATATCCCACATTCAACTTGCTTGGATGTATTTGCCGGTTCTGGCGGTCTAGGTTTTGAAGCAGCTTCTCGCCAAGCAAAAATGGTGACACTGCTCGAAATGAATCAAAAGGCAGCCAAACAGCTTTCTGATAACGCGAAAGAGCTCAAAGCAGACAACATCAGTGTCGTGAATACTGATGCTATCTCTTTCCTTAAGAAGCCAGGTACTCCTTACGATATGGTTTTCCTAGATCCACCATTTCGTAAAGGCTTACTTGCAGAAACTGTACAACTGCTTGAGAGCAATGGCTGGTTGGCAGACAACGCCATCATTTACGTAGAGACAGAAAAAGAGCTGCAGCTTGAGGCTATGCCAGAGAACTGGGAATTGCATCGCGATAAGACCACTGGCCAGTCTAGCTACCGACTGTTTAATCGAACCACTGAAGAATAG
- a CDS encoding DUF1145 domain-containing protein → MKFLLPLAKVAIAFVWFILIVNIFYPFPGNAAIALYIMTAFLFFMHGLQMLIFIGAFGDKIEMSRWEKWSILIFGVFALLDIRRKHMM, encoded by the coding sequence ATGAAGTTCTTACTTCCACTAGCAAAAGTAGCCATCGCCTTTGTTTGGTTTATCTTAATCGTAAATATTTTCTACCCATTCCCAGGTAATGCTGCGATTGCGCTTTATATCATGACAGCATTCTTGTTCTTCATGCACGGCCTGCAGATGCTGATTTTCATCGGTGCTTTTGGCGATAAGATCGAAATGTCACGTTGGGAGAAGTGGTCAATATTGATTTTCGGAGTCTTTGCTCTCCTCGATATCAGACGCAAACACATGATGTAA
- a CDS encoding YhgN family NAAT transporter: protein MEILSAATMLFLIMDPLGNLPIVLSILKHIDPKRRRIVLVRELMFALIILLLFLFAGQSIMNFLHVQPETLSISGGIILFIIAIKMIFPSAGSITGLAAGEEPFIVPMAIPMIAGPSVIAALILLSTQHPDNMLELSGAVMLAWGATFFILMFNGFFLRVLGERGLKAIERLMGLLLVMLSTQMFLDGVKGYMG, encoded by the coding sequence ATGGAAATTTTATCTGCAGCGACCATGCTGTTTCTTATTATGGATCCGCTTGGCAATCTACCAATCGTGCTCTCTATCCTTAAGCATATTGATCCGAAGCGTCGCCGTATTGTTCTTGTTCGTGAACTGATGTTTGCGCTGATTATCCTGCTGTTGTTCTTGTTTGCCGGTCAAAGCATCATGAACTTCCTGCACGTGCAGCCTGAAACCTTGAGCATTTCTGGCGGTATTATTCTGTTCATCATCGCGATTAAGATGATTTTCCCAAGTGCGGGCAGTATTACCGGCCTAGCGGCGGGTGAAGAACCGTTTATCGTGCCGATGGCGATCCCTATGATTGCAGGCCCGTCGGTGATTGCTGCATTGATTCTGTTGTCGACACAGCACCCTGACAACATGTTAGAGCTTTCAGGCGCAGTGATGCTGGCTTGGGGCGCGACCTTCTTTATTCTGATGTTTAATGGTTTCTTCCTGCGAGTGCTGGGTGAGCGAGGCCTTAAAGCCATCGAACGCTTGATGGGCTTGTTGTTGGTTATGTTGTCGACGCAAATGTTCCTAGATGGTGTAAAAGGCTACATGGGCTAA
- a CDS encoding YecH family metal-binding protein, giving the protein MTTEIHAHNVLNLLSEKPLTREELTQELAQTYGAEARFHTCKLNGLDLDGLLKFFLKMEKVVVIDDKLCTNRERVCNH; this is encoded by the coding sequence ATGACTACCGAAATTCATGCACACAACGTTTTAAACCTACTGAGTGAAAAGCCCCTGACTCGTGAAGAGTTGACGCAAGAGCTCGCTCAAACTTACGGCGCAGAAGCTCGCTTCCATACGTGTAAGCTAAATGGTCTGGATTTGGATGGCTTGCTGAAATTTTTCCTGAAGATGGAAAAGGTCGTGGTTATTGATGACAAACTTTGCACCAATCGCGAACGTGTGTGTAACCACTAA
- a CDS encoding lysoplasmalogenase — MWSWLAVSLSGIGAIAGTKHGHIGQALVYKVFTFVLLAVVAVTQSIVAEYTYWIVAGLAISAVADVLHTVTQKRPLHFVCFLLAQLCYSKAFWLQLSGEMVWWLFALLLAACVVAFFLLLPRLDKLVFPVVIMGIVLIQLAWASGELWLLDPQLSHAVGFAGCSVLLLSALAYALNFYRSPIKGAYFWVTGSYFLAHALIVASLTI, encoded by the coding sequence ATGTGGAGTTGGTTGGCGGTTTCCTTATCTGGTATCGGAGCAATAGCAGGAACGAAACATGGACATATCGGTCAGGCCTTAGTGTACAAGGTGTTTACCTTTGTTTTGTTGGCGGTAGTGGCGGTCACTCAATCGATCGTTGCTGAATATACTTATTGGATTGTCGCTGGCTTAGCTATCTCGGCTGTGGCTGATGTTCTACATACGGTGACTCAAAAACGACCACTTCATTTTGTCTGTTTTTTATTGGCTCAACTTTGTTATAGCAAGGCATTTTGGTTACAGCTATCAGGAGAAATGGTCTGGTGGTTGTTCGCGCTTCTATTAGCGGCTTGTGTCGTTGCTTTCTTCTTACTTCTGCCTCGCTTAGACAAACTCGTCTTTCCTGTGGTTATCATGGGTATCGTGCTTATTCAGCTTGCATGGGCTTCTGGTGAGCTCTGGTTGCTTGATCCTCAATTGTCACATGCGGTTGGTTTTGCTGGCTGTAGCGTGTTACTACTTTCGGCCCTGGCGTATGCGCTAAATTTCTATCGTAGCCCAATTAAGGGTGCCTACTTTTGGGTGACGGGCAGTTACTTTCTCGCGCACGCTCTCATTGTTGCTTCCCTTACCATTTAG
- a CDS encoding DUF2500 domain-containing protein, with product MPNSLFFAIFALAGLAAWVFIGFYRKHSQGENAPEKKVNVTVLDKQSIDLPDAEPGQEDQEYWIYVQRGVVGPKREFQVGIHYFHALNPGDKGTLTYKGDKFLHFALKR from the coding sequence ATGCCTAATTCACTCTTTTTTGCCATCTTTGCACTTGCTGGTCTAGCGGCTTGGGTATTTATTGGTTTCTATCGAAAACACTCGCAAGGTGAAAATGCGCCAGAAAAGAAAGTGAATGTCACGGTGTTAGACAAACAATCCATCGACCTTCCTGACGCAGAACCTGGCCAAGAAGATCAAGAGTACTGGATTTACGTTCAACGTGGTGTCGTTGGTCCAAAACGAGAATTCCAAGTCGGCATCCACTACTTCCACGCCCTTAACCCTGGCGACAAAGGAACCTTAACCTACAAAGGCGATAAGTTCTTACACTTTGCGTTGAAGCGCTAA
- a CDS encoding acyltransferase, which produces MKQRILFFDLARCVAAIAVIAIHVLAPYRNELGTIPFGEWLTAITVNGFSRWAVPVFILITGALMLSDQRPFDAKYYLKRRLGKVLIPFIVWSLFYTYLSGWSAMGFDAEVSWDVLLNSYHHYTYYHLGFFYYFIPLYFVIPFLQIMVRKYGDRSVYAFTAVWLFTTLLFLLKIDGPWSHELWLYTGYLPLGYLLYKIVPLNKMTVGVSVLLGGLALLTTVYMVVDASLVAEEYTVGRWLSYKTLNTVLAASMVFMVCRYYGEGLSEKSNQVVGFISKHSLGIYLLHPIFLWPMKEFGWYQGHPAWVIPLWIVISGAGALWMSWLVSKSERTRWLLP; this is translated from the coding sequence ATGAAGCAGCGAATTCTCTTTTTTGATTTAGCACGATGTGTCGCGGCCATAGCAGTTATCGCGATTCATGTTTTGGCGCCTTATCGGAATGAATTAGGCACCATTCCTTTCGGTGAGTGGCTGACCGCCATTACGGTGAACGGTTTCAGTCGTTGGGCGGTGCCGGTGTTCATCTTGATTACTGGTGCTCTGATGCTGAGTGATCAGCGCCCGTTTGACGCTAAGTACTACCTCAAGCGTCGTCTGGGTAAGGTGCTGATCCCTTTCATTGTCTGGTCGCTGTTCTATACCTACCTATCGGGTTGGTCTGCGATGGGCTTTGATGCTGAAGTTAGTTGGGATGTGCTACTCAATAGCTATCATCACTATACCTACTATCACCTTGGCTTCTTTTATTACTTTATCCCACTCTACTTTGTGATTCCTTTTTTACAGATCATGGTCAGAAAGTACGGTGATAGATCGGTCTATGCCTTTACGGCGGTATGGTTGTTCACTACGTTATTGTTCTTATTGAAAATCGATGGCCCTTGGAGCCATGAATTGTGGTTGTACACCGGCTACTTACCATTGGGTTACTTGCTGTATAAGATTGTGCCACTTAACAAGATGACCGTCGGCGTGAGTGTGTTACTTGGTGGGTTAGCGTTACTGACCACGGTTTACATGGTGGTTGATGCAAGCTTGGTAGCAGAAGAGTACACAGTAGGGCGTTGGTTATCTTACAAGACGTTGAATACCGTATTAGCGGCGAGCATGGTGTTCATGGTGTGCCGTTACTATGGTGAAGGTTTGTCTGAGAAGAGCAATCAAGTGGTTGGTTTTATCAGTAAACACAGCTTAGGTATTTATCTGCTGCACCCGATTTTCTTGTGGCCAATGAAAGAGTTCGGTTGGTACCAAGGACACCCTGCTTGGGTTATTCCATTATGGATCGTGATCAGCGGAGCTGGCGCGTTATGGATGAGCTGGTTGGTCTCTAAGTCAGAGAGAACGCGTTGGTTATTGCCTTAG